One window of the Saccopteryx leptura isolate mSacLep1 chromosome 9, mSacLep1_pri_phased_curated, whole genome shotgun sequence genome contains the following:
- the SALL1 gene encoding sal-like protein 1: MSRRKQAKPQHFQSDPEVASLPRRDGHAERGQPSRTTKSKDAHVCGRCCAEFFELSDLLLHKKNCTKNQLVLIVNESPASPPETFSPSPPPRHPDDPAHGTVNKAEAADCSELPERHGPDGDESMEVEAPGASEGSGGGGPRHGHVGATPGGTGGCSTGTSAITTSLPQLGDLTTLGNFSVINSNVIIENLQSTKVAVAQFSQEARGGGGGGGPAGGKPAVPALMEQLLALQQQQIHQLQLIEQIRHQILLLASQNADLPTSSSPSQGPLRTSANPLSTLSSHLSQQLAAAAGLAQSLASQSASISGVKQLPPAQLPQGGPGGTVVPSNSGSSPNVNILATAVTTPSSQEKVASGAGAPHAGSPVVSASSSPAFAISSLLNPASNPLLPQPAPAHSVFPSPLPNIGTTAEDLNPLSALAQQRKSKPPNVSAFEAKSASDEAFFKHKCRFCAKVFGSDSALQIHLRSHTGERPFKCNICGNRFSTKGNLKVHFQRHKEKYPHIQMNPYPVPEHLDNIPTSTGIPYGMSIPPEKPVTSWLDTKPVLPTLTTSVGLPLPPTLPSLTPFIKTEEPAPIPISHSTASPPGSVKSDSGVPDPATRNLGGLPEEAEGSAVPPTGGKSEESGVAAGSAPAAGSSALSSPAADCVPASATAFTNPLIPLMSEQFKAKFPFGGLLDSAQASETSKLQQLVENIDKKATDPNECVICHRVLSCQSALKMHYRTHTGERPFKCKVCGRAFTTKGNLKTHYSVHRAVPPLRVQHSCPICQKKFTNAVVLQQHIRMHMGGQIPNTPLPDSYPESMESDTGSFDEKNFDDLDNFSDENMDDCPEGSIPNTPKSADASQDSLSSSPLPLEMSSIAALENQMKMINAGLAEQLQASLKSVENGSVEGDVLTNDSSSVGGDMESQSAGSPAISESTSSMQALSPSNSTQEFHKSPSMEEKPQRAVPGELANGLSPAPVNGGALDLTSSHAEKIIKEDALGILFPFRDRGKFKNTACDICGKTFACQSALDIHYRSHTKERPFICTVCNRGFSTKGNLKQHMLTHQMRDLPSQLFEPSSNLGPNQNSVVIPANSLSSLIKTEVNGFVHVTPQDSKDPPTGHLPSGPLSSSATSPVLLPALPRRTPKQHYCNTCGKTFSSSSALQIHERTHTGEKPFACTICGRAFTTKGNLKVHMGTHMWNSTPARRGRRLSVDGPMTFLGGNPVKFPEMFQKDLAARSGSGDPSSFWNQYAAALSNGLAMKANEISVIQNGGVPPLPGSLGSGSSSPISGLTGNLEKLQNSEPSAPLAGLEKMAGSENGTGFRFTRFVEDSKEIVTS, from the exons ATGTCGCGGAGGAAGCAAGCGAAGCCTCAACATTTCCAATCCGACCCCGAAGTGGCCTCGCTCCCCCGGCGAGATG GACACGCAGAGAGGGGACAACCGAGTCGCACCACGAAGAGCAAGGACGCCCACGTCTGCGGCCGGTGCTGCGCTGAGTTCTTCGAGTTATCAGACCTTCTGCTCCACAAGAAGAACTGCACTAAAAACCAACTGGTTTTAATCGTCAATGAAAGTCCGGCCTCCCCGCCCgaaaccttctcccccagcccccctcccaggcACCCCGACGACCCCGCGCACGGCACGGTGAACAAAGCAGAGGCGGCAGACTGCAGCGAGCTCCCTGAGCGCCACGGGCCGGACGGGGACGAGTCCATGGAGGTGGAGGCCCCGGGGGCGAGTGAGGGCAGTGGCGGCGGCGGCCCTCGGCACGGCCACGTCGGCGCCACCCCCGGGGGCACCGGCGGCTGCTCCACAGGTACCTCAGCGATCACAACCTCTCTACCTCAACTTGGGGACCTGACAACACTGGGCAACTTCTCCGTGATCAACAGCAACGTCATCATCGAGAACCTGCAGAGCACCAAGGTGGCGGTGGCCCAGTTCTCCCAGGAggcgcggggcgggggcgggggcggcgggcCGGCGGGGGGCAAGCCGGCCGTGCCGGCCCTCATGGAGCAGCTCCTGGCTCTACAGCAGCAGCAGATCCACCAGCTGCAGCTGATCGAACAGATTCGTCACCAAATCCTGCTGTTGGCCTCTCAGAACGCAGACTTGCCAACATCTTCGAGTCCCTCCCAAGGTCCTTTACGAACCTCGGCCAACCCCTTGTCCACACTGAGTTCCCATTTATCTCAGCAGCTGGCAGCCGCCGCCGGGTTAGCACAGAGCCTAGCCAGCCAGTCTGCCAGCATCAGCGGTGTGAAGCAGCTACCCCCGGCCCAGCTACCTCAGGGCGGCCCTGGAGGCACCGTTGTCCCATCCAACAGCGGCTCTTCTCCCAACGTGAACATCCTGGCGACAGCAGTGACCACCCCGTCCTCACAGGAGAAGGTGGCGTCCGGCGCTGGCGCCCCCCACGCCGGCAGCCCCGTGGTCTCGGCATCTTCCTCACCAGCTTTTGCAATAAGCAGCTTATTAAATCCTGCATCTAATCCACTTCTACCTCAGCCGGCCCCTGCACACTCGGTGTTCCCCAGCCCTTTGCCCAACATCGGAACGACTGCCGAGGATTTAAACCCCTTGTCTGCCTTGGCCCAGCAAAGAAAAAGCAAGCCACCAAATGTCTCTGCCTTCGAAGCCAAGAGCGCGTCCGACGAGGCGTTCTTCAAACACAAGTGCAGGTTCTGCGCCAAGGTCTTCGGGAGCGACAGTGCCTTGCAGATCCACCTGCGCTCCCACACCGGGGAGAGGCCCTTCAAGTGCAACATCTGCGGAAACAGGTTCTCCACCAAGGGGAACCTCAAAGTCCACTTCCAGCGCCACAAAGAGAAGTACCCTCACATCCAGATGAACCCCTACCCCGTGCCTGAGCACCTGGACAACATCCCCACCAGTACCGGCATCCCGTACGGCATGTCCATTCCCCCAGAAAAGCCAGTCACCAGCTGGCTCGACACCAAGCCCGTCCTGCCCACCCTCACCACTTCGGTGGGCCTGCCCTTGCCCCCGACCCTCCCGAGCCTCACACCCTTCATCAAGACCGAAGAGCCAGCCCCCATCCCCATCAGCCATTCCACCGCCAGCCCCCCGGGCTCTGTCAAAAGTGACTCCGGGGTCCCCGACCCGGCCACAAGAAACCTGGGTGGGCTCCCGGAGGAAGCGGAAGGGTCCGCTGTGCCACCCACCGGTGGCAAAAGCGAAGAGAGCGGCGTGGCGGCCGGCTCGGCCCCGGCCGCGGGCAGCAGCGCCCTGAGCTCCCCGGCGGCGGACTGCGTGCCGGCCAGTGCCACGGCCTTCACCAACCCCCTGATCCCGCTCATGTCCGAACAGTTCAAGGCGAAGTTTCCGTTTGGGGGACTCTTGGACTCGGCCCAGGCATCAGAGACATCCAAGCTCCAGCAGCTGGTAGAAAACATTGACAAGAAGGCCACCGACCCCAACGAGTGCGTCATCTGCCACCGGGTCCTCAGCTGTCAGAGCGCCTTGAAGATGCACTACCGGACGCACACCGGGGAGAGGCCCTTCAAGTGCAAAGTGTGCGGCCGGGCCTTCACCACGAAGGGGAACCTGAAGACACATTACAGCGTGCACCGCGCTGTGCCCCCCCTCCGCGTGCAGCACTCCTGCCCCATCTGCCAGAAGAAGTTCACCAACGCCGTGGTCCTGCAGCAGCACATCCGCATGCACATGGGGGGCCAGATCCCCAACACCCCCCTCCCCGACAGCTACCCGGAGTCCATGGAGTCCGACACGGGCTCCTTCGACGAGAAGAATTTCGACGACTTAGACAACTTCTCCGATGAAAACATGGACGACTGTCCCGAGGGCAGCATCCCCAACACGCCCAAGTCCGCGGACGCGTCCCAGGACAGCCTGTCCTCTTCGCCTCTGCCCCTGGAGATGTCGAGCATCGCTGCTTTGGAGAATCAGATGAAGATGATCAACGCCGGCCTGGCGGAGCAGCTGCAGGCCAGCCTGAAGTCGGTGGAGAACGGGTCGGTCGAGGGGGACGTCCTGACCAACGACTCGTCCTCGGTGGGGGGCGACATGGAGAGCCAGAGCGCCGGCAGTCCAGCCATCTCTGAGTCCACCTCTTCCATGCAGGCTCTGTCCCCGTCCAACAGCACCCAGGAGTTCCACAAGTCACCCAGCATGGAGGAGAAGCCACAGAGAGCAGTCCCCGGCGAGCTCGCCAACGGTCTGTCTCCCGCCCCGGTGAACGGCGGCGCTTTGGATTTGACGTCTAGCCACGCAGAGAAAATCATCAAGGAAGATGCGTTGGGGATCCTCTTCCCTTTCAGAGACCGgggtaaatttaaaaacactgctTGTGACATTTGTGGCAAAACCTTTGCTTGTCAGAGTGCCTTGGACATTCACTACAGAAGTCATACCAAAGAAAGACCATTTATTTGCACAGTTTGCAATCGTGGCTTTTCCACAAAGGGTAATTTGAAGCAGCACATGTTGACACATCAGATGCGAGACCTCCCATCCCAGCTCTTCGAGCCCAGTTCCAACCTCGGCCCCAATCAGAACTCGGTGGTGATTCCCGCCAACTCCCTGTCATCTCTCATCAAAACAGAGGTCAACGGCTTTGTGCATGTTACTCCTCAGGACAGTAAGGACCCCCCCACCGGGCACCTTCCATCCGGGCCTCTCTCGTCCTCTGCCACGTCCCCGGTTCTGCTGCCGGCTCTGCCCAGGAGAACTCCCAAACAGCACTACTGCAACACCTGTGGCAAAACCTTCTCCTCGTCCAGTGCCCTGCAGATCCACGAGAgaactcacactggagagaagccctTCGCTTGTACCATTTGTGGAAGAGCTTTCACAACTAAAGGCAATCTTAAG gTGCACATGGGCACTCACATGTGGAACAGCACCCCCGCGCGCCGGGGCCGGCGGCTCTCCGTGGACGGCCCCATGACATTTCTAGGAGGCAATCCCGTCAAGTTTCCAGAAATGTTCCAGAAGGATCTGGCGGCCAGGTCCGGAAGCGGGGacccttccagtttctggaaTCAGTACGCGGCTGCGCTCTCCAACGGGCTGGCCATGAAGGCCAACGAGATCTCCGTCATTCAGAACGGGGGCGTCCCTCCGCTGCCCGGGAGCCTGGGCAGCGGGAGCAGCTCCCCGATCAGCGGGCTGACCGGCAACCTGGAGAAGCTGCAGAACTCGGAGCCTAGCGCGCCCCTGGCTGGCCTGGAGAAGATGGCCGGCAGCGAGAACGGAACCGGCTTCCGGTTCACCCGCTTCGTGGAGGACAGCAAGGAGATCGTCACCAGCTAA